The Pirellulales bacterium genomic interval GCGCCATGGTGCGCGCCGAGCATTTTTCCGGTCGGGCCCGCGGCCGGGTGCGCGAAGTGATAGAGGTAGACCGGCTGCTTGTCGTTGGCCACGCTCCGGGCCACGAAGCGCGCCGGCGCGACGAACACGATATCACCCACCAGGTCGGCCACGGCCGTGCGAATCTCCGACGTGGCGGCCACTGGATAGAGCTCGCGAATCTGGGGGCCCAGCACGGCGCCAAAGTTCGATGTCAACGACTGCTCGAGCGCCTCCATGCCCAACGGCAACTTCGACATCAGCGTGAACATCGTCCCTTCATCGCGATTCGCTCCCACGATGACCGGCACGTCGTTCTGGCGACCTTCGGCGAAGAGGAGCATCGGATCATCGGGAATGACCCAGCCATCGACGACCGGGGCCATCCGCAACATGTTGCTGCGGATGTTGAACTCGCGCTGGTCGTCGAGGGCGGGGCTGACCTTGACCAGGTCCTCGGGATTCATCTTGCGCAGCGCCGCGATCTGCCCTGCTCCCTCGGGGGCGCCGCACTTCTTGGCGAATTCGACACCAGCCTCTTCGGCCGACTGGAAGCCATAGTGCGACTTCTTCAGGTGGGTGAAGTTGAGCGTCGGGCCGCTCTCGGCGATGGCGCGATGAAACAGTCCCTCCGCCAGCGGCGACGCCAGCAGCGAGAACACGCTGCCGCCGCCGGCCGATTCGCCGAAGATCGTCACGCGGTTCGGATCGCCGCCGAAGGCCGCGATGTTTCGCTGTACCCAGCGTAATGCTTCGATCTGGTCGAGCAGGCCGTAGTTGCCCGAGACTTTGTATTCCGATTCGGCGCTCAGTTCCGGATGGGCGAGGAAGCCGAGGGGGCCCAGGCGGTAGTTGATGCTCACGACGATCACATCGCCGCGACGGGCGAGATCCTCGGCGTCGTAGAGTCGTTGCGAGGAGGAGCCCATCGTGTATCCGCCGCCGTGGATCCAGACCATCACGGGAAGCGGCTGCTCCGGTTTCTTGGCCGGCGCCCAGACGTTGAGGAACAGACAGTCTTCGCTCAGCGGCGGCGCGAGCGCCATGCCGGGAAACATGCTCAGCATGGGGGTGATTTTCTGCGGCGCCGAGGCCCCATACTCGAAGCACTCGCGCACCTCGCTCCAGGGTTGCACCGGCTGCGGCGCTTTCCAACGCAACTCATCCACCGGCGGCGCGGCGTAGGGAATGCCCCGATAGACGTGTACGTCCTTGTCCTCACCCACGGCCAGGCCTCGGACGGGGCCCGAGTCGAGCTTGAGCGGCTCGGCAATCGGGTCGCGAATTTCGGCCGGCTTCTTCCCCTTGGTCGCAGCCGCGGGCTCATCTTTGGCGGACACCCAGCCTGGGACGTTCAGCGTGATGAACGAAGCAGAAGCTATTAAGCAGAGCGCGAAAGTTAGTCGTCGCACGATAAAGTTCTCGCTGAAGTTTGGATGATGACTCGACGCGGTAACTGGTTGTGCCGTTATTCGGCGAGATCAGCGACAAGACAAATCACAAAGCAGCAAGCAGGATATGATCGGCCAAACTGGCGCTCGATGCAAGTCGGACGATTCAAGCCGAACAACTCGTTACCAGGTCGTTCCCCCATTGTAGTGAAATGAGATGCAACAACTTGGAACAAAGCAAGCGGTCCTGACAACCGATTTCTGCAACGAGGCGTATTCACGGCGCGAAGCTCGAGCGGGCGCGGACTCGCCACTCGCCCGCCGATTTCTCCAGGATGTACAGCGACTGATAATCGGCGATCTTCGATCCGTCGCGGCGCAGGCGGCGGAACTCGGTGGCGAATTTCGTCTGGCGTGCAAGAGTCGCTTCATACCACGGCAGCATCCGGCACGCGAACTGCCGTGGCGGCGGTCGCTTGGAGCTGCTGCACCGTGGCCGCCAGCAATTGGCTGGCCGCCTCGGGAGTGAAGTGGCGGCGGTCGTAGTTCTGTACTAGCGTGAGACGACCACCGTAGAAGAGGCAAGTCAGGCTCGTGGCCACATGCGGGCGGACAGGCGGCGCCGAAGCGACTCCTTCCAGCAGCAGGCCGCCAGCCCGTAGCTTTCCATCGACCCACGGCAGCTTTGCATGGAACAGCACGCGCCCCATATTGCTGAGCACGCTGGTGGCGTAGCAACGGTTGGCACGCGTGAGGAAGTTCAGCCCGCCGGGAATGCGCTCTAAAAACGTGATGCAGCGGATGAAGGCCAGCGCGAAGCGGAAGTACTGCAGGAAACGCATTTCCCAGACGATGCTGCGAAGCAGTAGCGCCGGGTTGCGGTACATGCGGTACCAGCGGTCGATGTTTACCATGGCCACGATATTGGCGGCCGGCATCGTGGAGTCGGCTGGCAGGCGCAAATTCATCGGCACCATCACCCGCAGCAGAGCTCCCTCGGTTTCTGGCGCCAGGCGCGCGTTCCAGTCGTGCATGGCGACGAACAAATCGCGCATCAGCAGATCATTCATCGTGGCGTGCGCGGCGCGCGCCACATCGCGAAGTTGGTTCGACTCTTCGACGTCGAAGGTGTGTGCCGGGTAGTCAAGCAACGGTGGGCTGTCGCCTGGGGTTTCCGTCGGCTCTTCAGGGGCAACCAGCGGCTGTGGCCTGATGATCAGAAAGAGAATCAATCCTGCGACCGCTCCCCAAATTTCCTGCGGCAGTCGCCACACGAGCCGCCACCACGTCAGGCCGAAGTTCGTTCGCCCGCGCAGCCGTTCTGGCCTGGTGTCGTGAAAGCCGGACTCGCAGTCGTCGGGACACGTCGCCAAGTGATAGGCGCAAAGTACGTCTTCGACCACGGCATAGGCGCCGATTCCATCGCAGCACGAATGATGGAACTGAAATCGCATCTCGGTGTGCCCGTCGCCACTACGGATCCAGATGCGCAGTCCCGTGTTGGTCCGCAGGTCGATCCGTTCCGTGCCCGGGAAGTGAAGCGGCGTTGTCGCGTCGCCGTAATCGACGTACGGGCGGGGATCGTGCGCCGCGATCCAATTGAGCTGGCCCTGTTCGTCGTGCGCGAGATTGGCGCACAAGAGCGGATGACGCCGCACGCCACGGTCGATGGCGCCATCCAACACCTTGCGGTCCACCAGGCCCGAAAACCGCAGGCGAATGGTAAACGTCATCGGATGACTGGCGCGGTCATCCGTGAGCATGTAGCGCTCGAAGGCAGTCGTCGGCAACGGCAAGACCGAGGCGACGTGGGTGAGAGGCGCAGGATCAGCGGCAACCGCGACCGCACTCATCGCTGTTCCTCTCATGTCGAAGGCACGGGGTGCGTGAAACACGCTCGACGCGTCAACGTCGCGGTTCATCATCAATCGCGGCGAGGCGCATTACAAGCATAAGCGCGAAAGAATGGCACAAGAATCGCGATACGATCAGACCCGTAGAACCAACACGTGGAGCGAGGGGAGCTATGATGCTCGTCGTGGCATCGGGCGAGATGGAGCCGCTGATTTACGCCCGGCGGCGGAAATGGGGCCGGGGTGGTCGTTTATTCGCCCGGTCGAGGCCGCCCCCCTCCTCGGTGTTTTCTGCTTCTGCCTCGTCGTACCATTCGTCAGGTTCTTCCTGATCCCAGTCCTCGTCCGCGGCAGTCTCCTCGTCCGACTCTTCTTCGTCCTCTTCGACTTCGTCCTCGTCGCCTTCTTCTTCTTCTTCTTCTTCTTCTTCAAGCTCGTCCGACTCGGCTTCTTCCTCGTCAACGTCGAAAGGGGGCTCCACGAGCGTTTCGTCCGCTTCGTCGGTCTCCCGCTCTTCGACGATTTCCTCCTCGGCTTCGAGCGATTCTTCCTCGTCGATCTCGCTGTCGTACTCCTCGCTCGGCGCCAGCACCACGCGGCCGCGCCGTTTGGTCGTGGTGGTGGTCGCGCTGGCCGACATGCTGCCGCTCGAATCGCCACCACTCGTGCGGGGAGGCGCATCGCCGGAACGGGGGACGGACGGGAGGAGCTTGGGGATCGGCTTCGTGGGGGGCGTGGCGGCGCGCGCAGGACCAGGACTTGCTCCGGCCGCGGCGCCATCGCCACCGCACATGGCGGCCCACTGCTCGAGTGTGATGAGCACTTCGCGCGCCTGCGACCCGTTGTAATCGCCGACGATCCCGTCTTCGGCCATGAAGTCGACGAGCCGCGCGGCGCGGCCGTAACCGATGCCCAGCGAGCGCTGCAACAGCGAGACGCTGCCCCGCCCTTCGCGGATGATAATATCGACCGCTGCTTCGTACATGTCGTCGCGATGGGGGCGAACGCCGCTGCCGGCTTCTGTCTGTTCGGCGTCTTTGCTCGGCAGATGGACCAACTCGTGTACGAACTGCGGTTCGGCGGTGCCGACGAAGTCGACGACTCGATTGATCTCGTCGTCGCCGACGTAGGCCCCCTGGCCGCGCAAGAGCGTGCTCGTGCCGGGCCACAAGAAGAGCATGTCGCCGTTGCCCAGCAGCTTGTCCGCGCCCATCTCGTCGAGCACCACGCGGCTGTCCGTGCGGCTGGCCACCTGGAAGGCAATGCGCGCGGGCAGGTTCGACTTGATGAGGCCCGTGATGACGTCCACGGTGGGCTTTTGCGTGGCGAGCACCAGGTGGATACCGACCGCGCGGCTCTTCTGCGCGAGGCGAATAATGTGCGCCTCGACTTCTTTTGCCGCCGTCATCATGAGGTCGGCCATTTCGTCGGCCACGATCACGATGTAGGGCAGATGCGTGGGGATCTCGGCCTTCTGTTCCTCGGTCTCGGGGCGCAGACGCTCGTAGATCTCGTCGCGGCCCAACTGGTTGTAATTGCTGATGTGGCGCACGCCGGCCCGCGCAAGCAGCGCATAGCGCTCTTCCATCTTGTCGACGGCCCAGGCCAGGATCGCCTCGGCCTTCTTCATGTCGGTGACTACCGGGTGCATCAGGTGGGGCAACCGCATGTAGGAGCTCAGTTCCACCATCTTGGGATCGATGAGCAGCATGCGCACGTCTTCGGGACGCCGCATCATCACCATCGACATGATGATCGAGTTCAAGCAGACGCTCTTGCCCGTGCCCGTGCGGCCGGCGATGAGCAAGTGGGGCAGCGTCGCCAGATCGACCACCATGGCCTTGCCCGACACGTCCTTGCCCAGGTAGAGCGGGATGCGCATCTTGGCGGCCTTGCCGTTCGCCTCTTCCATTACCTCGCGCAGGCGCACGATCTGGCGCTCGTTGTTCGGCACTTCGATGCCGACGGTGTTCTTGCCTGGAATCGGCGCCACGACGCGCACGCTGGGCACGCGCAGGGCGATTGCCAGATCGTCGGCCAGGCTGGTGATCTTGCTGAGGCGCAGGCCCGACTCCAGTTCCACCTCGAACTGGGCGATCACCGGTCCCGTCTCGATCTCGACGACCTTGACCTGGAAGCCGAAGCTGGCAAAGGCCTTTTCCAGAATCTTGGCCTTGCGGCGGACTTCTTTCTCCTGCTCTTCGTACGAAAACTCTTCCGATTCGAGCAGCAGATCGAGCGAGGGGAGTTCGTAGTCGAATTCCTCGTCGCGGCGACTGGCCGCCTCGAGTTCCTCGATCACGGTCTCGCGCTCGTTCTTTTTCGGTCCGCGAATGCGCAGAGCGTCGGCCAGACGGTTCTTCAGGCCGCCGGTAGCGGCTTCTTCTTCGGTCTCTTCTTCCTCCTCGGCGTCGTCCTGGGCGGCCGTTGCGACGGGCACATGGGCAGCTTCTTCCTCCTCGTCCTCGCGGACCTCCTGCTGCTTGCCGCGGATGCGCACGGTCATTTCTTCGACGCTCTCGTCTTCTTCGTCGACGTCGTCATCCTCATAACGCTTTATGGCGACATTCGGTCCGCCACGGGTCGTGAGCACGCGTCCTACCTTGGCGAGACCGCGTCCCACCTGCTGGGCCGGCTTACCCAACACCCAGCCCGAGATGCGCAGCAGCACGTAGTCGGTACACAGCAGCAACCCACCGAGGGTCACGCTGGTCATCAGGATATACGCTCCCACCGTGGCGACGTGCAGTTCGAGCACGCCGCGCCCCGTCGCGCCCAGGTAGCCTCCCGCGCCGATCACCGGACCGGGCGAGAATCCCTCGAGGGCCATGGCGGCCAGCGTGGACAACCCCACCAGCGAAAGAAACCAGCCAATGGTGCGCAAGACCGGCTCGGTCACCTGGCCACGAGCCAGCAGGGTCGCATCGGCCACGGCCAGCGACAGTACCAAGTAGTAGGCGCCCAGCCCGAACAGACTGAAGAGCGCATGCGCGACATAGGCGCCCACGTGTCCGCAGGCGTTCGTGGCCGAGGTGTGCGGCGGATGGACCAGCGCCGACGGCGGATCGGCGGGATCGTAGGTCAACAGCGCCAGCGCCAGAAAGATGGTCAGCGCCAGCAGCGCGAGCGCAAACAGGTCGACTTGACGACTGCGTTCTTGAGGCATTGCGCGTCTAAATGGTCTGCGTCGTGTTCGCCCGTTCGTCGGGATAGCGCGGGCGATGAATCACGCGTGGTCGGCACATCATGTGCGGCAACGCATGCTCGATCGGCTACCTGACGTCCAAGCAGAACGGCCAAAGGCGAAGCCAGGGGCGCGTCCATGCCCGTCTCGCTCGATCCGTTGTGCTCCTTGCGTAGGGTCGCACGCGACCGTTCGCAGCAGGGAATCCGACCCCACCGCGCCGGCGCCTCGCCCGATCGAAGTGCGTCATGGCAACGTCGATCGTGGTGCGCCGCTACGGCCGCGCAGTCTTTCCATGTTTCGGTCGGCGATCGAACACTTCACCAGCAGAGCGTCCGGGCCTGGGCGCGGATTGCCTCGTGGGCACGAGGCGGAAGAAAGGCGTGATGCGGAAAATCGGCAGGATGCTGTTGCGAAAACTTCTCCTGTCGGAAGTCTAGCACTGACAAGTGCCTGGCGAAGGTTTTGACGGCCGAAGAACAGAGGTCCTGCTCGACGCGTCGATCCCTCTGTAACGACGGGGCAGGTTGTAGCGGCACCCGCGCGATTCAAGTCGTGGGGTGAAAGGCCCGGTCGGCTCGTAAATGTCGCGGATCAATGCGCCGCAAAACCGCTACCAATCGTCCCGATCGATCGAGCGCCGCTAGCTCCGACGTCTCCTTCACCAGGCAGGGGCGTGCGATCTCGCGCCCGGCGAGGACGAGTGCCACCTCGTGATCTTCGAGCACGATGCGCCCCAACCCCGCCAGTCCCTCGGCGGGGGGCGCCATTCGCTCGACGAGCGTGCGCTCGTCGAGTTCCTCGAGTCGCATGGCCCGCTCGAGCGTAAAGTTTCCCACCGCCGTGCGCACGAGCGCCGACATCACCGCCGCCGTGCCGAGCGACTCGGCCAGATCGCGTCCCACGGCGCGCACGTAGGTACCGCCGCTACATTCGAGCGCGAGCTTCAGCCGGGGATACTCGTACTCGACGATCTCGAGTTTATAAATGGTGATCGGTCGCGGGGCCAACTCCACCGGTTTGCCGCGCCGCGCCAGTTCATAGGCTCGCTTCCCCTCGAGCTTCAAGGCCGAAAAAATCGGCGGGCGTTGCTCGATCGTGCCGATGAATCGCGCCGCCGCCTGCTGC includes:
- a CDS encoding DNA translocase FtsK translates to MPQERSRQVDLFALALLALTIFLALALLTYDPADPPSALVHPPHTSATNACGHVGAYVAHALFSLFGLGAYYLVLSLAVADATLLARGQVTEPVLRTIGWFLSLVGLSTLAAMALEGFSPGPVIGAGGYLGATGRGVLELHVATVGAYILMTSVTLGGLLLCTDYVLLRISGWVLGKPAQQVGRGLAKVGRVLTTRGGPNVAIKRYEDDDVDEEDESVEEMTVRIRGKQQEVREDEEEEAAHVPVATAAQDDAEEEEETEEEAATGGLKNRLADALRIRGPKKNERETVIEELEAASRRDEEFDYELPSLDLLLESEEFSYEEQEKEVRRKAKILEKAFASFGFQVKVVEIETGPVIAQFEVELESGLRLSKITSLADDLAIALRVPSVRVVAPIPGKNTVGIEVPNNERQIVRLREVMEEANGKAAKMRIPLYLGKDVSGKAMVVDLATLPHLLIAGRTGTGKSVCLNSIIMSMVMMRRPEDVRMLLIDPKMVELSSYMRLPHLMHPVVTDMKKAEAILAWAVDKMEERYALLARAGVRHISNYNQLGRDEIYERLRPETEEQKAEIPTHLPYIVIVADEMADLMMTAAKEVEAHIIRLAQKSRAVGIHLVLATQKPTVDVITGLIKSNLPARIAFQVASRTDSRVVLDEMGADKLLGNGDMLFLWPGTSTLLRGQGAYVGDDEINRVVDFVGTAEPQFVHELVHLPSKDAEQTEAGSGVRPHRDDMYEAAVDIIIREGRGSVSLLQRSLGIGYGRAARLVDFMAEDGIVGDYNGSQAREVLITLEQWAAMCGGDGAAAGASPGPARAATPPTKPIPKLLPSVPRSGDAPPRTSGGDSSGSMSASATTTTTKRRGRVVLAPSEEYDSEIDEEESLEAEEEIVEERETDEADETLVEPPFDVDEEEAESDELEEEEEEEEEGDEDEVEEDEEESDEETAADEDWDQEEPDEWYDEAEAENTEEGGGLDRANKRPPRPHFRRRA
- a CDS encoding carboxylesterase family protein — translated: MSAKDEPAAATKGKKPAEIRDPIAEPLKLDSGPVRGLAVGEDKDVHVYRGIPYAAPPVDELRWKAPQPVQPWSEVRECFEYGASAPQKITPMLSMFPGMALAPPLSEDCLFLNVWAPAKKPEQPLPVMVWIHGGGYTMGSSSQRLYDAEDLARRGDVIVVSINYRLGPLGFLAHPELSAESEYKVSGNYGLLDQIEALRWVQRNIAAFGGDPNRVTIFGESAGGGSVFSLLASPLAEGLFHRAIAESGPTLNFTHLKKSHYGFQSAEEAGVEFAKKCGAPEGAGQIAALRKMNPEDLVKVSPALDDQREFNIRSNMLRMAPVVDGWVIPDDPMLLFAEGRQNDVPVIVGANRDEGTMFTLMSKLPLGMEALEQSLTSNFGAVLGPQIRELYPVAATSEIRTAVADLVGDIVFVAPARFVARSVANDKQPVYLYHFAHPAAGPTGKMLGAHHGAELPYALDNLELTPGHTAVDKAIRDAMVGYWTQFAATGNPNREGLPEWPTYDPAQDKCLQIAEKIEVTTNYRKPKLDLIDQFMDAWRAEGADAGK
- the truB gene encoding tRNA pseudouridine(55) synthase TruB; translation: MEYFGFLNIDKPEGLSSRRAVDRVKRLVKPAKVGHAGTLDPIATGVLVVGVGHATRLVEYVQRMPKRYVGTFLLGRRSESDDIESEVEELAAPPVPGLESLQQAAARFIGTIEQRPPIFSALKLEGKRAYELARRGKPVELAPRPITIYKLEIVEYEYPRLKLALECSGGTYVRAVGRDLAESLGTAAVMSALVRTAVGNFTLERAMRLEELDERTLVERMAPPAEGLAGLGRIVLEDHEVALVLAGREIARPCLVKETSELAALDRSGRLVAVLRRIDPRHLRADRAFHPTT